GACGAAATTCTTTTTCCCGATTAACGTGACATATGcccttttctcaattttttttacaattaagcaATATTTTGataaaggattgtattttaaacctcttcaaagttctcaatttttcaacactaagacactaattaatcaattaggtaccaatttttgggcgttatgagggttctaatcctttctcgtacgtaaccgactcctaaACTCAtatttctgaatttcgtggatcaaaatcgttgttttaataaatcaaatcgtCTATTCAAAAAAAACTGTTACGAGGTGACCTGAttacacctcatcaaaaaagatcggtggtgactcccatattcgttttcgttttcaaaattaaagtcgaccccgttttcaaaaaatggtttcgacaattataataattaaaaacatgtaattactattattattatatatatatacatgtgataTTCATATTTTCTAACACAAACATCGGAGCATCAAAAGCACTAACAAAGAAATGCATCGCATTGTTCTACAATGGTGCATTAAAAGTAGACAGGTAATTCTTGCTAAAAAAATTTAGTATTACTTCAATGGATTTGAAAGATTTGAAAAACACCTGCGTCGGTGCTACAAATTCCAGGCTCAGTAGTCTGCTCGATTCCAGCTGGAGTGAATGCTGCCTAAAGTCTTGCCACcctaattttgatttttgttggGTGCTtcctagtgtcacggggctagacctttcgtctcgcaaaccgtgcggccttaggcgatccgtttgctccaaactcgcccaagtcagccttaactcaaatgaggattccttaagaactcctccaaggcaccaattgaagagcggaagcgatttatgccaaaagaaactaagccaaagaacaacagaaagccacagaaaagaatgcacacaaggtgtttgagtaaatgctctcagaactctattactcttaagaattcagaaTACAATggaatgagtacaaatgagggggaggctctctatttatagttgagctcccccaaaaccgacggtcaagatacatttacatcgacggacgagattaaccatatccctttattttagggatttacaagatataccatatcaaatctaatctaatctttacaagatatgattccctctatcttctaagattagttaccatattagcctaagttgccatatcttcatcattgggccaactaggcttcaatctgataggcttctccAATAGTTCACTGAATTGGACCAGCtctcgtgggctaaatgttccccatctatcgatagacctccatggggcgcatcttgtgccatggtcacgggATTTGCACTTTgacccgtgacattctcccccacccattctcgtaacgccctcgttgcgactttcgaatggcactgacttgattcaaCTTTGAACCCTCACGTTGCCTCGGCTTCTCCCCGACTTGTCTTGCAATCAAGTTGTCCCTTCCTGTGGAACCTTTGCCTCGGCTTCCGTCGCATCGTTACTTGAACCGTTGCACTCGTTGGTACATCTCGTTGGCAAGAAGTCTCCGCACTGGCTTGCCCAAATTTTGACTTGCTTCCTTTTGAATCATCTCGATTCTCAACCTTGGCTTCGTATTGCCCACAGTCCCTTGGCCTCCTTGCTCAtgaactttgaaagggcccctacgaccttgccaagccaacaagtcaGAATTCAAAACACTATCAACGTGTTCGCAGTGTACCTTACTCGCAGCATTTACTCGTCCCGACTGTTTTTGCATCGCTCCCTTTTTCTGAATGCCCGATGCACAACCCACCTTTCCCAAAGGTGTCGGCCTTACAGTCGAATCTGCAGGCTTCATGTCGAACTCTTACGCCACTAACACTTCCGAAGGAGCTTTCGTAACTTTCCGGTCTATCGAGTCAATGTCCTCCCCATATGCAACATCCTCGACTAGTTGGATTGACGACAACACCTTTGCCCCCACCTTCATATCTCGATGCACCGGCACAACAATTTTTGTTAACGGACCAGTGCAAATATGAATTTGATCGGCGCATGGATATAGAACTATTTTAATCCTGTCAAGGAAGTTTAAGCCAAGTACATAATCGTAATCATCTAATTCGATTACCTCGAAGTCTTCCTTGCCCTTCCATTCACCGATTTGTAGTTCCACATTCTGAACTACTCCCAAAGTTGGGGCCTCCTCGAAATTTACTATCTTGATCTTCCTATTCGATTTTCTAATCGACAGACCAAGCTTCTTTGCAGCCTTCTCCGATATGAACAAGTCTGATGCTCCcgtatcaataagagcactccGCTTCTAACCCGCAAtgttgatgtctacaaacatcaacccTTCTTTTCCATTCCTTTCTTTAGGAATGAGCACCATCGAATTGACCCTCGATGGCTTTCCCTCAATAGGCTTCGCCTCTTCCGGCTCATCATTTCTCTTGATAGGCAAAACTGAAGATACCTTTGGGCAATCCCTCTTCATGTGTGGTCCCTTACAAAAGTAGCATCGTAACTTTCCCCTCTTTTCTTTCGGGCTATTAGGTCTCCACTTCCCATTTCGTGGTTTCCTATCATCACCATCGCTACTGCTACCGTTGCCATCATAGCTTTGTCCCTCTTTATCCTCCTCATGGTACCCACCATTGCCCCTCCTATTGGGCTTGGAAGATTCAAACCTGTCCCTTCTCGGAGCAAGTTCCACTATAGACTCCGCTACCatcatggcattggtgagttcctTGACTCCTCGACGTTGCAATTCTTGCCTCGCCCATGGTTTCAGCCCATCCGTAAAGGAGAAAAATGCTTCTTTCTCGCTCAAATCAGAGATCTGAAGCATGAGTTCACTGAACTCCCGCACATACTCCCTAACCGTGCCTCGTTGCGTTAGCCGTCGCAACTTTGCTCGAGCTTCATCCTCGGCATACTCGGGGTAAAACTGTGCTTTAAATTCATCTTGGAACTCCTTCCAAGTCCAATTTCAGTAccaccacgtctcacatcagTGGACCTACGTCTCCACCATAACAAAGCAACGTCAGTGAAATACATAGCAGCAGTGTTTACCTTTGTAACATCATCTTCGATGTTCATCGCACGGAAGTATTGCTCCATGGCCCAAAGAAAGTTGTCCACCTCACTTGCAGACCTTGCCCCTTTAAACGCCTTCGGCTTGGGCACATCCATCGCTTGTGGCTTCGGCTTTGAAGCCAACATTCCATTCCTTATGGCAGCCTTGAAAATCTtgagctcccccttaagctcgttgatttcctccttcaaagctGTCACCATAGCCTCGAGAGCATCGTTCTTTTCAGCCAGCTTATTCTCCGAGGAACCGATAGTATCCCACACAAATTCCCTGAGCTGTCCTTGCAATGTTCGCAGCCCATCATTGTGTCTATCATCGACATCGTCGATCCTCTCCTTGACGTCCCCCATGGACTCCTCGAGAGTGACGACTCGCTCCTCCAAAGCTGAAACTAAGTCCCTTGATCGACTCGCTTTTCTGGCCCTTCCTcgggtctccattggctcattCTGACCAACAACTTCTTTTGACATCCCAACAGTGCCTTTGAACCAACAACTCCGATATTACTTGGTTCAAACCTtgctcggataccacttgtcacggggctagacctttcatCTCGCAAACCGtgtggccttaggcgatccgtttgctccaaactcgcccaagtcagccttaactcaaatgaggattccttaagaactcctcaaAGGCACCAATTgaagagcggaagcgatttatgccaaaagaagctaagccaaagaacaacagaaagccacagaaaagaatgcacacaaggtgtttgagtaaatgctctcagaactctattactcttaagaattcagaaTACAATggaatgagtacaaatgagggggaggctctctatttatagttgagctcccccaaactgacggtcaagatacatttacatcgacggacgagattaaccatatccctttattttagggatttacaagatataccatatcaaatctaatctaatctttacaagatatgattccctctatcttctaagattagttaccatattagcctaagttgccatatcttcatCATTGGGCTAActaggcttcaatctgataggcttctccAATAGTTCACTGAATTGGGCCAGCtctcgtgggctaaatgttccccatcttatcgatagacctccatggggcgcatcttgtgccatggtcacgggTTTTGCACTTTGACCCGTGACACTAGGATGAAGTTCACTGAGTAATTGGTAACTCATGGTCGAGTACCTGTAAATTTGCAAAAACTAAGAGCATGTTTGGTTGGCATGAATAGCCATTCCATTCCTTGCCTATTCCCGCGCTACAGTAATTACAGCCCTATTCCATCGTTTGGTTCACTGTTTACTGATTCGGGAGTTTTGCTATTACACCCTTAGGTATtcgggcacgtttggttcgctgtattggattagaggtgtaatggaatagaggtgtaatggaatagaggtgtaatagcaaatcaactgtttggttgaatgtaatggaatagaggcgtaatagtaatcttgtgtttggttgaatggaatagaggtgtaatagcataatggaaaaaactaaaatgactagaatacccttagcataaatttattttggtaaatgattattgttattgttatttaaattttaataagattattattatcaataataaataatttaatcatatttaaacataattattattaaatatattaaatatattataattaaaatatataatttaataaaattcttaataatcaatattcttatatgaatttatatactcatttccttttatatattaatataccaCATTAACCGGTTTATATTTATATCAATGGTGCAAAAATTTGGGAGAAGATTTTTGAGGACTGCTTTTGTTTGCAAATAACATCATTCATTTTGTGGGGAAAAAATTATGAATGAGCCTGCTTATtaattaccttttttattttgtacTGAAGTAGTTGCCACTGGTTCAAAAGtcgatatatatgtaatattattaaaataatatttttattttaattatttaaaaatatttttaattaatgcggtgtatatgaatatacacatttaattagttttatttttaataaaatttttctaatttattcattcaatttaatcaccttacaatttattcattgtaTTATATCTACTGATCcaattttaatatattgaatatttgttttttaatcaaGTTCTTTACTTGATTATATCTAATgttccaatttttaaaaattcgatTAAAATTTTCGAACTACATCAACTTAAGAAATTCGAtcctaaattcaaattaaatatacCAATAAAAATCAACTTACTACATCACCACTTGCAAAATATAACTCTCCAACATTACTATGgagtaaaaacaaaaacaaaaacagaacatATATATGTCTTACAATTTTTCTTTAGTTTAGAAGGTTTGATAAGTTACCAAACCTCTTGAATTGCAACTACAGCTTCAGCTTGCCAACAATTTATGTCTGGAGCAAATCGGTAGCTAACAGTCCAATACCTACAAAATTCCACATAGAACATCAATTTACTGGAACAACAGTGGTCAGAATAATAATATATGACTTATGTAACTATTACACAAGTAATGGTACTATGACTTGAGAACAATTCAGGGACAACATGAAACTGAAAAAGATCATCAATACAAACTACTACAGTagcaataaaattattattgcaaTTCCACCCAAAGTATATGGACGACATCCCATTGCCTCAGCACTAACATAGcacattatttttcttaattgaaCAATTGGGCAATAAACTGATTTAAACAACAAAGTTGAGTTAGTAAAGGAAGATATGGCAGCTATTAAAAAACATATCTTACATCTAGATCATACTTTTTAAAACAATCTTCACATAGTGCCCTATCATATGTcctctttgttttatttattttccacatTAGCATGTTGCATCAAAGCTGGACATTGACAACAAATATGCCCCTCACTATAATCACTAAGGAGGAAATATTTATATTGGTAGACAGTGTCATACTGGTTGGAAGACTACTGGTTATTTGTTGAGTTAGGAGCTCTGTCAATGGAAGAAacaaatgtataatgatttggtATCGGAAGAGACAACCGAAGCAATGAGCCAATGAagttaaacacaatttcaaataaCTTCAGAGGTTTCTAGCAAGCAGTGAAAGATTTTATAGGTTCTGGAAAACAAATGCAAACCGAAACTCAATCATTCAGTTAGTTGATTGTGTGGTTCTGTTTTGGTTTTAGAAGTGTTCAAACCACCGTGAGGCAATCTTAATGTAGAAGACATGAAATATTATAGTTTGTGCGGAAATGTGCATAAGAATATTGTGTATTGTTGTTATATTTGATTGTGGAGCATATGCACAGTAATCCCAGAATTTGTAATTGATAACTCAAGGAATAGATATGATTTCTGCATTTACCTGTTACAAAATGGTTGAGTTGATGTTTATCGATGCTTAATGCAGGCTAGCAAGCAGGCTGAGGACGCTCCCAAGAAGATAATCAGAGTTCAAAAGCGCTGTTGGAGATCCATACCACATTTGTCGAAGCCAGGAGAAACAACTTCGAACTTGATGAAACCAAATAGAAAATCCCCACAGCCTGAAATAGTGGATGCTAACAACATGCTATTGTATTCTCCCTAACTCATTCCTTAAATATAAATAGGTTTGTGCAAGCAAGGTAAACCGAATAGCTTGCATAGGCAACTCTAGTTTGCAAATCTAATGAAAATAGTTGATGATAAGTGAGATATCAAACGAAAAGCTTTTGATATGATAACAAAAAGAAGTAATTTAGATTGAGCTAATGACCACATGATAGTCTTAAGATGTGAAAGATAGATGGTAGGAAATCATTTTCATTCACTCTCTTCTGAATCATCACCACTACTGTCTTGTGAATCAATTTTCATAGCCTTCACAGCATTGCTTGCTTTAAAATCTTCAACAGCCTTGTCAAAAGTGCACCTCACATTCCTACACATCAACATCAGATTTTGACATGCATCTTTCAATACCTCTCTTGCTGGATCACCTGCAAATTTTCACATAGAACAACTAAAGGAACTTGAACCCAACCAAAGTACTTGAAAAAGAGTGTTATATTGAGTTTACCAGTGGTTTGAACTCTAATATTAACTCGAGCCTCTGAAGGATGAGGAATACTGTAGCCACAGAATGTAACTCTTGGGCTGCACAACATAAAAATGATAGCTTCCACTTTCAATACAATCACTTAAAACAAAGAAAACCCAGCATGAATCAAAGCCAAAAACAGAGGTGAGTGAACTGACTCTTGATTCAAATTGAATCTAACAGCGTTAGCTATGGTATGATCCTCATCAGTTAAAGAAAAAGTGGCAGCACTATTATCAGTGAAAGACCCGTGTTCCATTGTTTCCTTTAATCCAATTTCTAAATCTCCAAACCAAGAAACAAAACTattaaaaggatgaaattgaatcCAATAATCATTgggaaaacatatttttaaataaaaaataaggttGTATCTTCCTTATCGGTTCCAATGGACAGAACACATTTTCACCGATGGAGAGGAACGGAAAACGTGAGAAGGAGGCTACTTTCTGATCGGTGTTCGAAGTCCAGTTGTGACGCCAAAGAGAGGTAAGACAAAAAGGTAGAAGCGTGAATCGGTGGAGATAGAAAGGTAAGACAGAAAGGTGAGGAGAGTGGAAAAGAAAGGTAGAAGGAAGAAACAGAAGATGGTGGATTTTGGGTAACACAGAAGCGTGAAtcaggagggtaaaacagggaccaAAACTCAATCCGGACCTAAACTGAGCACAAGGAAAGGATTGGAAATCGGTGGAATTTGGGGATTAGATCAGTAATGTAACAGACCCGTATTAGGctaatacacccaaccaaacaatgTATTGAGTGGGGCCCACGATTAGGGGTGtaatggctatgccaatacacccaaccaaacatgtttGGTTGGCATGAATAGCCATTCCATTCCTTGCCTATTCCCGCTTTATAGTAATTACAGCCCTATTCCATCGTTTGGTTCACTGTTTACTGATTCGGGGGTTTTGCTATTACACCCTTATTCCCTCAGCAGCTGTAATAGGTATTCAGGGGTTTTAGCTTGGAATAGCTATTCACCGTTTTCTTCTTCACATTTTGAGACCAAAATAGACTATCTTCTTCTCCCTAAAAATTTTCCATCGATTTCATATCCCCAAATCAAGCCAAATTGATTCGCCTTCATCTTCTTCCAGCCAAAGGTCTTAGCTTTGGCTTCGGCTTCTCCTCCATGCTTACGTTTCTCTTCATTCGCTTCTATCATTTTATTTCaggtattttttaattatttacttatttttttttcagattAAATTTCATTTCGTT
The genomic region above belongs to Gossypium hirsutum isolate 1008001.06 chromosome D05, Gossypium_hirsutum_v2.1, whole genome shotgun sequence and contains:
- the LOC107904798 gene encoding DNA-directed RNA polymerases I and III subunit RPAC2 isoform X2, coding for MKRPIFNSNKSPRVTFCGYSIPHPSEARVNIRVQTTGDPAREVLKDACQNLMLMCRNVRCTFDKAVEDFKASNAVKAMKIDSQDSSGDDSEESE
- the LOC107904798 gene encoding DNA-directed RNA polymerases I and III subunit RPAC2 isoform X1; protein product: MEHGSFTDNSAATFSLTDEDHTIANAVRFNLNQDPRVTFCGYSIPHPSEARVNIRVQTTGDPAREVLKDACQNLMLMCRNVRCTFDKAVEDFKASNAVKAMKIDSQDSSGDDSEESE